TGCGCCGCTCCTCCTCCACCACGAACTCGTCGCTGAGGAACGGGTGGGCCAGCGCGCTTGCCCGACGCCACGCGTCGACGACGGCGTCGGTGTCCTCGGGCTGGAACCGCCTGATCACGACACCAGCATGACCCATTCCTTGACACTCCCGTCGCTGCTCGGGACGCTGCGTTCGGTCGGGCCATCACCACCCGGAAGGTCGAAGCCGTGCGTCCGTCATCCGTCGTCCTCGCCTTGACTGCCCTGCTCGCAGCACTCCTCCCCACCCCCGCACCCGCCGCCGGCGAGCCGAGCCCGGACGACCCGTCCTCGAACCTGCAGGACCGTTGGATCGTGACCTCCGACCACTACCCCGTCGACGGCGACGGCCATCCGCGGGCCGCGGTCGAGCACCGGGTCGAGGGAGTCGTCGTCGAGTGGGTCGAGATCAGGCCCGCCGTGTTCGAGGCCACCGTCGTCGACGGCGGGTACGAGCCCTGCATGGCCCCCGGCACCGTCCTCGTCACCGAGATGGTCCCGCGGTCGGACCGGGCCACTACGTTCGACGGTCTCGCCCTCGACGCCGACTGCACCCAGCACCACGTCGAGCTGGAGATGTCCGATCCCTCCACCGATCCGTTCCTGACCTGGGACACCCCCACCGGCCGGATGCGCCTGGACCACGGCAACAACGACTGGGTGGAGGTGGAGCACCGCGTCGTCGGCGACTGGCTGCTCCACGACACCGACGCCCCCGACAGCCCGCCCGGGCGCACCGTCCTGCGCATCACGGGCACCTCCCCCACCTTCACGGCGACGATCGTCGAGGCGGAGGAGGGGTCGTGCTTCGTCCCGGGTGAGGTCTGGTGGGACGGGCTCGTGTGGGGCCACGGGCTGATCCCCGGCGGCGCCGGCCAGAACCGGGCCTGGGGCATGGTCGACGGGTTCCGCCTCGGCGCCCACGAGGACTGCAGCCAGCATGCCGGCGGCGGCAGCGTCGGCTTCTTCACCTTCGGTGGCCAGCTCACCATGGCCGCCTTCCCCGACCCCGGCGGGACCGGGTACATGGGGTTCAGTCGCCTCGCCGGAGGGTCGCCGGTCGACCCTCCCCCACCCGGGGACCACACCGCCGACCCCGCCGACCACCCTGACCTGGCCGGCGACTGGCGCACGACCACCGGTGAGATCCGCGAGGTGTCCATCCGCTGGACCGGTGACCCGGCAGAGCCGTTCCTCGGCCGCCTCACCACGCAGGGCGACCCGACCTGCCCGCCGGCCCACACCGACATCTGGAGGGTCACCGAGGCCGTCGACGACGCCGTCGCCCGCGGGCAGGTCACCCTCCACCGGCGCACCGCGACGGGGTGCGAGCTGCGCGGGACCGTCCCCGCGGAGATCACCCTTCTCGACGACCCCGCCGACCGCGAGCTCTACATCGCCTACGAGGATCCCGACGGCATCAGCCACCTCCTGCGGTACGTCAGCGACCGCCGTACCACCTTGCGTGGCGGCCGGGACGAGCAGGCCCTCGCCATCGGCTTCCTGTCCGCGACCCTGAGCCACCTCGGGTTCGGGGGGCTCGACCCGACACCGCCGCCCGGACAGCGTGGCGCGGCATCCAGCGACCTCACCCTCTACGTCGCCACCGACGCCAACTTCCCTGACGGGCTGGCCGTCGCCGGGCTCGCCGGACGCACCCGCGGCCTGACGGTGCTGGTGGACCCCGACGACCCGGACGGCAACGCCCGGCTGCTGGAGCTGCTGGCCCCGTCCTTCGCCGAGGTCGTCGTGGTCGGTGGCGAGGCCGTCGTCCCCTCCTCCAGCCTCCCCTCCACCGGGGAACGCGGCGCGCCAACGGGTCGGATCGCCGGGACCAACCGGTTCCACACCGCACAGGTCCTGACCGAGGCCGGCTGGCTGGAGGGTGCCGGCACGGTGTTCGTCGCCACCGGCGTCAACTACCCCGACGCCCTGTCGGGTGGTGCAGCCGCCGCCGTCGAGGGCGCGCCCGTCCTGCTGGTCGACGGTGGACGGATGCCACCCGAAACCGACGCGGCCCTCCGCAGCCTCGAGCCGGACGAGATCGTCGTCCTCGGCGGCAAGTCAGTCATCCCCGACTCGATGCTGGCCGCGCTGACCGACTACGCCCCGAACGTCATCCGTCTGGCCGGCCCCGCCCGTCAGCAGACCTCGGTGGCCGTCTCGACCAACCGGTTCCACCGCGGGGCCGACGCGGTGCTGATGGCTTCCGGCGACCGGTTCGGCGAGGCGCTGATCGCGGCGTCAGCGGCATGGGCCCACGCCGCGCCGCTGCTGCTGGTCGGCGACGACGTCATCGCGCCGTCGGTGCTGACCGAGCTCGACCGGCTGGGCGGGACCCGCCTGCAGCTGCTCGCGGTCGAGGACACCGTCGACCCTGCCGTCTACCAGGAGGTCGCCGCACGGTTCAGGGGCGGGCCGGCGCGGACAACCCGCTGATCAGCTGCGCACAGGGGGCGTCCCCCGTTTCGCGGCTGAAGAACGAACCACCCATTCATTCAAGACTTTTCGTTCGGAAGCCGATGCAGCGGTCCATGGAATGGACGACCGGTCCCGTGCCTCCTCGCCAGCCCCGGGCGGGACAGGGCGCGCGCGCCATGCAGGCCCATGCCGCGAGCGCAACGTCTGGCTGGCTCAGGCTGGCTCGACGACTGCTCGGTGCGCACGATGCCGAACGTGCGTGGCGCGTGGGGGCCGAGGGGGAAGAGCAGGTCGGTCACTCGCTCGCCACGCTGGACGACCGGTGGACGGTGGTCCACGACCTCCCGCTGAACGAGAGGGGTTCGAACCTGGACCACCTGGTCATCGGCCCGACCGGTGCGTACGCGCTCAACACCAAGAACTTGCGTGGACGCGTCTGGGTGGGGGAACGGACGGTCATGGTCAGCGGTCAGAAGACGTCCTACCTCCGAACGGCACGCTGGGAGGCGGCGACGACCGCACGGCTCCTGTCGGCGGCGACTGGCCGCAGGGTCTTCGTGTTCCCCGTCCTCGTCTTCATCGCCCGACGGGGACGGATCACGATCGAACAGCTACCGCGAGACGTCGGCATCACCACTGACCAGGTGATCTGCCGATGGCTGAACAGACGTCCTGTGACGATGGACCCCCACCACGCAGCGGTCCTGCGTGCAGCTGCACTGCGGCCGAGCACCTGGCCCGTTCCGAAGCGGCCGCCCACTCGTTCCTGACAGCCTGTTGCCCCCACGTCGGTCGGGCATGCTCGGGTCCCGATGACCGAACACGACGACGCGCCGACCGACAGCCGACCCGGCCTCGCCGACCTGCGCGCGGTCCCGGGGTTCACCGCGGCGCTGGCCATCGGGGTGGTGGTGGGGCTGGGGTTCGGGCTGGTCATCCCGATCATCCCGGCGTTCGCCCGGTCCTTCGGGGTGGGGGTGTTCGCGGCCACGGCGATCGTCAGCGTGTTCGCCGGTGTGCGGCTGGTGTCAAACCTGGCCGTGGGGCCGCTGATCGACACCATCGGCATGCGGCGGGCAGTCGGCTGGGGGGCGCTGATCGTGGGGGCGTCCTCGCTGGCCAGCGCCGCTGCCCCGACCTACTGGTGGTTCCTGTTCGCCCGCGGCATCGGCGGGTTCGGCAGCGCCCTGTTCCTCGGCGCGCTGGTCACCCTCACCCTCGTCACCGCCCCGGCCAGCCTCCGCGGTCGCGCCGTGGGCACCATCCAGTCCTCCTTCCTCATCGGGTCCTCCTTCGGCCCGACCGTCGGCGGCGCGCTGGCCGAACCCCTCGGCCTGCGCTGGCCGTTCGTCATCTACGCCGCCGCCTGCGGCATCGCCGGGCTGGTCGCCTTCAGTCGGCTGCCCGGCCCCGAGGCACCGACCGACGACGACGCACTGCCCGACCGCTCGAGGAACCCGTTCGCCGGCTTCGGCCAGCTGCTGCGCACCCGCGAGCTGATCGCCGCCCTCGTCATGATGGCCGCCGTCCGCTGGACCCTCTCGGGCCTGCGGTTCTCCGTCGTGCCGCTGTTCGCCGAGGACGTGCTGTCCCTGGGCCCGGCGCTGCTCGGGATCGGCCTGACGGTCGCCTCGGTCGGCCAGCTGCTGCTGGTCGTCCCCGCCGGCCGCCTGATCGACATCCGCGGTCGACGCCCCGTGGGGATCATCGGCTTCACGACCTTCGCGATCGTCTCGCTCGGCTTCGTCGTCCTCGACGGCACCTGGCCGTTCCTCGTCGCGATGGCCGCCTTCGGGCTGGTGACCGGCGCCACGAACCCCCTGCCCGCGGCCATCGTCGGTGACGTGGTCCGCAGGGACCGGGCCGGCAGGGCGGTCGGTGTGCTCAACACGGCCGGAGACCTCGGTTCCGTCGGCGGGCCGCTCGTCCTCGGCGCCCTCGTGGAGGGGTTCGGCTTCACCAGCGCCTTCGTCACCACCGCCGCCCTGCTGCTGGGCGCCGCGGCCCTCGCGGTGAGGATGCGCGAGACGATGCCCGCGACCGCGTAGACCCCCGGCCAGCCGAATCGCGGAGGCGCTGGGAACCCTCCCGAGGGGTTGCGCGTCTCAAGTGCTGACACCCCCGAGCAACGTGGTCCACCCCGGACACGTCGTGCGGATGTCGACCCGACCACGGACCCAATCCCGCCGGGCCGCCAGGTTCCACACCCCCGTGACGCCGCGTCGTCACCACCACTTGGAGAGGCCATGCAGACCGCCAAGCTCCCCGCCGCGCCACGCCCGACCATCATCGTCCTCGACGAGCCCCCGCCCATCCACGGCCTCGGCCCGGGTGGCCGGTCGACCGCCGCGATCGCCCTCGCCGTGGCCATCGCCGCGCTGACGACGGCCGTCTACCTCTACGTCGGCGACACCGACGCCGACGCCGACCCCACGACCGGTCCGCAGGACACCCTCGAGCTGTCCCTCGGCCAGGCCGACGCCCTCGCCAGCTGCCTGCCGTTCGAGCTCGCCATCCTCGCCGACATGTCCCCCGCCTTCGCGGCCACCGCCACGAGCGTGGAGGAGGGGACGGTCACCCTGTCGGTCGACCGCTGGTTCGCCGGTGGCGAGGCCGAGACGGTCATGCTGCATGCCCCCGCCGGCATGGACGGCCTGATCGCCGGGTTCGACCTGCGGGTCGGCCAGCGGTACCTGCTGACCGCCTCCAACGACACCGTCAACTACTGCGGCTACAGCGGTCCGGCGACCCCGGCGTTCGAGGCCGCGTTCGAGCAGGCCTTCGCCACCTGACCTGCCGCGCCGCGAGGTTCGGGGTACCCCCCTGATGCCGCCGATGCGGCCCCGGTGTGGAGTGCGGGCATGCGAAACGCCTCCACCTCCGTGCTTGCCCTGTTGCTGCTGCTGACCTGCCTGGCATGCGGCGACGACTCCGCCGGGGCGGACGCCGCCGGCGAGGCGACCGCCACCGTGGAGTCCGAGGACACACGGGCAACCCCCACCGCCGACACCCCGGCGACCGACACCGCCACGACCGAGCCAGCCACGACCGAGCCGGCCACGACCAAGCCAGCCACGACCGACGACAGCAGCGCACCGGCCGTCGCTGCCGAGCCGCTGGGTCCAATCGAGCTGGAGCCGACCGGCGAGGCCATCTGCGGGGTCGTGGCCGACCTCGACTTCAGCGCCGTCAACGACGCCACGGACGTGCCGTTGCAGCCCGGGGACGACCGCTGCCTGTGGCTGCCGTCGGACGGCCGGACGATCGACTTCGGCACGTGGGTCGCTGACGACCCCGACGACGCCACCGGCGAGACCCTGCTCGCCCAGTCCACTCCCGGCAACCCCAACACCGAGGTCGCCCCGTTGACCAGCCTCGGTCGCCCGGCCCTGACGGCCTCGACCGAGGCGACCAACGGGGTCCACGTCCTGCTGAACGACAGGTTCGTCCTGATCGTCAAGACCTTCGAGGGCTACACGCTGGACGAGCTGACGGACCTGGCCAGCCAGTTCTTGGCGGCGGCCGCCGGTTGACGTGCGATCAGCTGGCGGAGACCTCCTCCGCCAGCGCCGCGTGGACGCGGGGGGCGACCTCGCGGCCGTACAGCTCGATGGATCGCATCATCGCCTCGTGGGGCAGCGTGCCGGCGGACAGCTTCAGGTCGATGCGGTCCAGTGACAGGTCCTTCGCCGCCTCGACCAGCTTGGCGGCGACGGTCTCGGGCGAGCCCACCATCAGCGCCCCCTCGGGCCCGGCGGCGGCCTCGTACTGCTCGCGGGTCATGGGCGGCCAGCCCCGCTCGGCGCCAATGCGGGCATGCAGGGCGCGGTGGTGGGGCCACAGCTCGTCCAGCGCCTGACGGTCGGTCTCGGCGATGTGGCCGGGCAGGTGCGCCCCGACGGGCTGGCGGTCCTTCCCCAGCTGGTCCAGGGCTCGGTGGTAGAGGTCGACCAGCGGGGTGAAGCGGACGGGTGAGCCGCCGATGATGGCCAGCATCAGCGGCAGGCCGTAGCGGGCGGCCCGGACGACGGACTCGGGGCTGCCGCCGACGCCGACCCATGCCTTCAGCCCACCCTCGGTGGGCGGCCACACGACCTGCTCGTCGAGGCCCGCGCGGACGGTGCCCTGCCAGGTGACCGGGCCCTCCTCCAGCAGCCGGGCGAACAGGTCCAGCTTCTCCTCGAACAGCCGCTCGTAGTCGTGCAGGTCCAGCCCGAACAGCGGGAAGGACTCGGTGAAGGACCCCCGGCCGAGGATGACTTCCGCCCGCCCGTTGGAGACTGCGTCGAGGGTGGAGAACCGCTGGAACACCCGAACGGGATCGTCCGAGCTGAGCACCGTCACGGCCGACCCCAGCTTGATCCGCGAGGTCCGGCCCGCGATGGCCGCGAGGACCACCTCCGGCGAGGACACGGCGAAGTCGTCGCGGTGGTGCTCGCCGATGCCGATGAAGTCCAGGCCGACCTGCTCGGCAAGCACGGCCTCCTCCACGACGTTGCGGATGACCTCCGCCGGGTGCAGCCGGTTCCCCGACGCGTCGACGGTGACGTCGCCGAAGGTGTCGACACCCAGCTCGATGCGGGACTCCATGACCTCTCCTCCACTCGCAGCAGCAATAGTTAGAACTATAACGATATGGGTGGATGCCGCATTCCCGTCCCCATTGTCCACAGCCGAAGCGACCTTGACGGACGTTCCCGGACGTGTCCCACTACCGTCATGGCCATGACCGAGGTGCTCGCCGAGCTGTCAGACACCATCCGCCCGATCTCCCGTCGGGAGTTCAACGCCTGGGGTGCCGACGGCTGGTTCGACGACGAGCGGGTCGAGCTGATCGACGGGGTGATCGTGGCCATGGCAGCCGAGGGTGGACCGCACCTGAAGGTGGTGATGTGGCTGACCAACCACGTCGCCCGTCACCTCGACCCCGACCGGATGGTGGGCGTCTCCCACCCGTACGCCGTCAGCGAGTTCAGCCAGCCGGTACCGGACCTCGCGATCGTCAGGACCGCTGACTTCCACGCCATCACCGACGCCGTCACCGCTGCCGAGCTGGTCGTCGAGGTCGCCCACTCCAGCCGCCGGCGCGACCTGGTCGTGAAGGCCCGCCTGTACGCCGAGGCGGCCGTGCCGGAGTACTGGGTCCTGGACCTGGTCCAGCGTCGTCTGGTCGTCCACACCGACCCCGTCGACGGGGCCTACCGGACCGTCGAGGCCAGGGACGTGGACGCCATGCCGGGCAACGCCGAGGTCGAGGTGCTCGGGGTCACGGTCCCGCTCGCCACGGTGTTCTCGCTGACCGCCTGAGGCACGCCGCTTGGCCTGTTGTCGCTGCAAGGTGCGACCGAACACCCCTGGCCGGACGCGACCGGCCGCTCAGCCCAGGTCGGTCTCGCCGCAGTGCAGGCCGATGTGGGCGCGGGCGGCATCGCGGAGCTGCAGCGTTGCGGCCCAGCCCGACCCCGAGGGGAGGATCGGGTCGCCGACGACGAGGTCGATGGTGCCGCGACGCAGATGGGTGGAGGGAGGGGCCAGCACCCGGCGGCTGCCCCGGATCGCGACGGGGACCACGGGCACACCGGCCGTCGCCGCGACGTCGAAGGCACCCAGACGGAACGGGCGCAGCCCGCGAACGCGGTCCAGGCCGCCCTCGGGGAAGACCACCAGGTAGCTGCGGCTGTCCAGCGTCGCCGACAGCGCAGCCACGTCGGCGACCCCCTGCGTGCGGTCGTGGCGTTCGACGAACACCGCACCCAGCCGTCGCAGGACGAACCCCTCGATCGGCTTGTCGGCCAGCGCCTCCCCGACGACGAACCGGACGGCACCGGGCACGTGGGCCGACAGGGCCAGCCCGTCGATCCAGCTGGCGTGGTTGGCGACCACCACCGCTGGCGGGGGCGGCCAATCCCCCCTCACCACCGCAGGCGTGCGCGTCAGCCGCATGACCCCACGAAGGACCCGGCGAACCAGCGCCCACCGCAGCGCCCGGCCAGGCACCAGCGCCACGAGCAGGGCGAGGGGCACGACGACGGTGACCGCGAGCAGCCTCGCCCATGCCGCATGGCCGGCCTCCACGACCCGACCACGCACCCCGCGGAGGCTGCTGGGGATCCCGAGCCAGCCGAAGCGGGCCAGCTGCATCCACGCCGCACGGACCGGCCGCTCCAGCTGCCCGTCGGCGTGGCGTGCCGCCGTCTCGGCCCGGCGCAGCTTGCCGCTGGACGTCTTGGGCACGGCCCCCGGGCCGACCAGCACGATCTCGTCGGGCGGGGTCTCGACCACCGCGACGGCCGCGTCGAGGATCCGGCCGCGGATGGCCTCCCGTGCCGCCGGGTCGGTCTCGCGGGTCTCCGCCACCACGACCAGCCGTTCGGTGCCCCGCTCGGCGTCGCCCACCCCGAACGCGGCGACGCAGCCGGCCCGGACGCCGTCGACGGTGCCGATGACCTGCTCGAGCTCCTGGGGGTGCAGGTTGCGGCCGGCGCGGATGATCAGGTCCTTGACGCGGCCGGTGATGACGATGTCGCCGTCGGCCAGGTAGCCGAGGTCGCCGGTGTCCAGCCAGTCACCGTCACGCAGGGCCCGGGTGGCCTCGTCGTTGCGGAGGTACCCGCGGGTCGCCGACGGCCCGGTGAACTGGATGCGGCCCTGCGTCCGGTCGGACACGGCACGGCCGGTCCGGTCGACCACGCGGATGGCGTAGCCGGGCAGCGGTTGTCCGCAGGCGGCCAGCTCGAGCACGTCCGACCCCGCGGCGTCTGGGAGGACCGGCTCGGCCACCCCACCACGCGGCAGCCGGTCCCGGCTGATCCGGTCGATGATCGGCGGGCGGCCGACGGGCGGGAAGGCCAGCCCGACGGCGGCCTCGGCCAGTCCGTAGACGGGCGCGAGCGCCTGGGGGCGCAGGCCG
Above is a window of Euzebya rosea DNA encoding:
- a CDS encoding nuclease-related domain-containing protein; this translates as MEWTTGPVPPRQPRAGQGARAMQAHAASATSGWLRLARRLLGAHDAERAWRVGAEGEEQVGHSLATLDDRWTVVHDLPLNERGSNLDHLVIGPTGAYALNTKNLRGRVWVGERTVMVSGQKTSYLRTARWEAATTARLLSAATGRRVFVFPVLVFIARRGRITIEQLPRDVGITTDQVICRWLNRRPVTMDPHHAAVLRAAALRPSTWPVPKRPPTRS
- a CDS encoding AMP-binding protein; its protein translation is MTAIRSSGDDAGLVVSVTAALLDELRPRGHPTVTLDSDLERDLALDSLALAELLSRLEDARGTRMPAELLGTATTLRDLLVDGEAPNTATASTSAPAPVVPTAADGPRPTDLPTLLDSLDWHLATHPDRPHLRLLDDARPVELTYAELHDQALAVAHGLHGRGAQPGDAIALMLPTGRDYFVSFLGVLLAGCTAVPIYPPDRPSRIGEHLQRQRHILDNAHASILITVPEGRSLATLMRAHVTTLRHVCTADELAEVDGTDPLPRAGPDDVALVQYTSGSTGAPKGVVLSHRDLVVNIDAMAQVIQAAPDDVFVSWLPLYHDMGLIGAWLGSLHVGMRLISMPPQDFLVRPASWLQAITDHGGTLAASPNFGYELCLRRVTDEQLATLDLSTWRLAFNGAEAVGPDTLRRFAERFGPVGLRPQALAPVYGLAEAAVGLAFPPVGRPPIIDRISRDRLPRGGVAEPVLPDAAGSDVLELAACGQPLPGYAIRVVDRTGRAVSDRTQGRIQFTGPSATRGYLRNDEATRALRDGDWLDTGDLGYLADGDIVITGRVKDLIIRAGRNLHPQELEQVIGTVDGVRAGCVAAFGVGDAERGTERLVVVAETRETDPAAREAIRGRILDAAVAVVETPPDEIVLVGPGAVPKTSSGKLRRAETAARHADGQLERPVRAAWMQLARFGWLGIPSSLRGVRGRVVEAGHAAWARLLAVTVVVPLALLVALVPGRALRWALVRRVLRGVMRLTRTPAVVRGDWPPPPAVVVANHASWIDGLALSAHVPGAVRFVVGEALADKPIEGFVLRRLGAVFVERHDRTQGVADVAALSATLDSRSYLVVFPEGGLDRVRGLRPFRLGAFDVAATAGVPVVPVAIRGSRRVLAPPSTHLRRGTIDLVVGDPILPSGSGWAATLQLRDAARAHIGLHCGETDLG
- a CDS encoding MFS transporter; translation: MTEHDDAPTDSRPGLADLRAVPGFTAALAIGVVVGLGFGLVIPIIPAFARSFGVGVFAATAIVSVFAGVRLVSNLAVGPLIDTIGMRRAVGWGALIVGASSLASAAAPTYWWFLFARGIGGFGSALFLGALVTLTLVTAPASLRGRAVGTIQSSFLIGSSFGPTVGGALAEPLGLRWPFVIYAAACGIAGLVAFSRLPGPEAPTDDDALPDRSRNPFAGFGQLLRTRELIAALVMMAAVRWTLSGLRFSVVPLFAEDVLSLGPALLGIGLTVASVGQLLLVVPAGRLIDIRGRRPVGIIGFTTFAIVSLGFVVLDGTWPFLVAMAAFGLVTGATNPLPAAIVGDVVRRDRAGRAVGVLNTAGDLGSVGGPLVLGALVEGFGFTSAFVTTAALLLGAAALAVRMRETMPATA
- a CDS encoding LLM class flavin-dependent oxidoreductase; protein product: MESRIELGVDTFGDVTVDASGNRLHPAEVIRNVVEEAVLAEQVGLDFIGIGEHHRDDFAVSSPEVVLAAIAGRTSRIKLGSAVTVLSSDDPVRVFQRFSTLDAVSNGRAEVILGRGSFTESFPLFGLDLHDYERLFEEKLDLFARLLEEGPVTWQGTVRAGLDEQVVWPPTEGGLKAWVGVGGSPESVVRAARYGLPLMLAIIGGSPVRFTPLVDLYHRALDQLGKDRQPVGAHLPGHIAETDRQALDELWPHHRALHARIGAERGWPPMTREQYEAAAGPEGALMVGSPETVAAKLVEAAKDLSLDRIDLKLSAGTLPHEAMMRSIELYGREVAPRVHAALAEEVSAS
- a CDS encoding Uma2 family endonuclease, with amino-acid sequence MTEVLAELSDTIRPISRREFNAWGADGWFDDERVELIDGVIVAMAAEGGPHLKVVMWLTNHVARHLDPDRMVGVSHPYAVSEFSQPVPDLAIVRTADFHAITDAVTAAELVVEVAHSSRRRDLVVKARLYAEAAVPEYWVLDLVQRRLVVHTDPVDGAYRTVEARDVDAMPGNAEVEVLGVTVPLATVFSLTA
- a CDS encoding cell wall-binding repeat-containing protein, coding for MRPSSVVLALTALLAALLPTPAPAAGEPSPDDPSSNLQDRWIVTSDHYPVDGDGHPRAAVEHRVEGVVVEWVEIRPAVFEATVVDGGYEPCMAPGTVLVTEMVPRSDRATTFDGLALDADCTQHHVELEMSDPSTDPFLTWDTPTGRMRLDHGNNDWVEVEHRVVGDWLLHDTDAPDSPPGRTVLRITGTSPTFTATIVEAEEGSCFVPGEVWWDGLVWGHGLIPGGAGQNRAWGMVDGFRLGAHEDCSQHAGGGSVGFFTFGGQLTMAAFPDPGGTGYMGFSRLAGGSPVDPPPPGDHTADPADHPDLAGDWRTTTGEIREVSIRWTGDPAEPFLGRLTTQGDPTCPPAHTDIWRVTEAVDDAVARGQVTLHRRTATGCELRGTVPAEITLLDDPADRELYIAYEDPDGISHLLRYVSDRRTTLRGGRDEQALAIGFLSATLSHLGFGGLDPTPPPGQRGAASSDLTLYVATDANFPDGLAVAGLAGRTRGLTVLVDPDDPDGNARLLELLAPSFAEVVVVGGEAVVPSSSLPSTGERGAPTGRIAGTNRFHTAQVLTEAGWLEGAGTVFVATGVNYPDALSGGAAAAVEGAPVLLVDGGRMPPETDAALRSLEPDEIVVLGGKSVIPDSMLAALTDYAPNVIRLAGPARQQTSVAVSTNRFHRGADAVLMASGDRFGEALIAASAAWAHAAPLLLVGDDVIAPSVLTELDRLGGTRLQLLAVEDTVDPAVYQEVAARFRGGPARTTR